The following are encoded in a window of Saccharothrix longispora genomic DNA:
- a CDS encoding RNA polymerase sigma factor, whose amino-acid sequence MTGHRRVEDLLRELAPQVLGVLVRRHGQFDACEDAVQEALLDAAVRWAADGLPGNPRGWLLTVASRRLVDHVRSENARRRRELVATPQAEVLAAPADAEPDRDDSLELLFLCCHPALSGPSRIALTLRAVGGLTTAQVAAAFLVPEATMAQRISRAKQTVRDAGFGGLAGEDHAERLRAVLHVLYLVFTEGHTTTDRGDLTAPDLSDEAIRLTRTLHALLPDDGEVAGLLALMLLTDAHRPARTAPDGTPVPLPEQDRTRWDRALVEEGAELITRTLPRGPVGPYQLQAAIAAVHTEAPTAEATDWPQVLALYDLLERVAPSPVTALNRAVAVAMVQGPDAGLALVADLEADRHLARTHRLHAVKAHLLELAGRAGPARDAYREAARRATSVPERRHLTTRAQRLDG is encoded by the coding sequence GTGACGGGGCACCGACGCGTCGAGGACCTGCTGCGCGAACTGGCGCCGCAGGTCCTCGGCGTGCTGGTGCGCCGGCACGGCCAGTTCGACGCGTGCGAGGACGCCGTGCAGGAGGCGCTGCTCGACGCCGCGGTGCGGTGGGCGGCCGACGGACTGCCGGGCAACCCGCGCGGTTGGCTGCTCACGGTGGCGTCGCGCCGCCTGGTCGACCACGTGCGCAGCGAGAACGCCCGCCGCCGGCGTGAACTGGTCGCGACGCCGCAGGCGGAGGTGCTCGCCGCACCGGCCGACGCCGAGCCGGACCGGGACGACTCGCTGGAGCTGCTGTTCCTGTGCTGCCACCCGGCGTTGTCCGGACCCAGCCGGATCGCGTTGACCCTGCGCGCCGTGGGTGGCCTGACCACGGCGCAGGTCGCCGCCGCGTTCCTCGTGCCCGAGGCCACGATGGCGCAGCGCATCAGCCGCGCCAAGCAGACGGTCCGCGACGCCGGGTTCGGCGGGCTCGCGGGCGAGGACCACGCCGAACGCCTGCGCGCCGTCCTGCACGTGCTCTACCTCGTGTTCACCGAGGGCCACACCACGACCGACCGCGGCGACCTGACCGCGCCGGACCTGTCCGACGAGGCGATCCGCCTGACCCGCACCCTGCACGCGCTCCTGCCCGACGACGGCGAGGTGGCGGGCCTGCTTGCCCTCATGCTCCTCACCGACGCACACCGCCCGGCCCGCACCGCCCCGGACGGCACGCCGGTCCCGCTGCCCGAGCAGGACCGCACCCGGTGGGACCGCGCCCTGGTCGAGGAGGGCGCCGAGCTGATCACCCGCACCCTGCCCCGCGGCCCGGTGGGCCCCTACCAGCTCCAGGCCGCCATCGCCGCCGTGCACACCGAGGCGCCGACCGCCGAGGCCACCGACTGGCCGCAGGTGCTGGCCCTGTACGACCTGCTGGAACGCGTGGCCCCGAGCCCGGTGACCGCGTTGAACCGGGCCGTGGCGGTCGCGATGGTGCAGGGTCCGGACGCCGGACTGGCGCTGGTCGCGGACCTGGAGGCCGACCGGCACCTGGCCCGCACCCACCGCCTGCACGCCGTCAAGGCACACCTGCTGGAGCTGGCCGGCCGGGCCGGGCCCGCCCGGGACGCCTACCGCGAGGCCGCCCGGCGTGCCACGAGCGTGCCCGAACGCCGCCACCTGACCACCCGCGCCCAACGCCTCGACGGGTGA
- a CDS encoding AfsR/SARP family transcriptional regulator, giving the protein MEFGLLGAVRAVHDGRVLPVGGARARFVLATLLLNGDRPTRADALVEALWDRPPPTARAQLHNVVSKLRAALRTAGADPVESHPGGYLLSLDGHRLDLADFRRAASRGTRAAAAGRHDEAATELAAALALWRGPALADVPDEQAVEVRAALHEERLAVVEAKLRADLALGRPDAVLRDVTPELAEHPFREGLWETRVRALVAAGRRADALAACRRVRRTFADELGIEPGPGLRALEQDVLRGEESARASRNDLPPRELPLPIGRLTGRDEPLRRIGRLLRADGASPVVLLVGRGGVGKSALAVTAAHEAVTSFPDGQLHVDLGGSGPRPADPHLVVGRVLRALGVDGGAVPQDPGRRLGLYRSLLADRRVLLVLDDAHSERQVRPLLPGTPGCRVLVTSRGRLGALVGVERIEVPVLDAHAAVELFAHVLGRERFAAEPDAARAVVAACANLPLAVVVAAGRLAVQPHRRVAEFLALLTRERGRLDELSVGDLDVRASITLSVDALDPPEQRLFRLLGRLEVPDWPGWVAGALLGDPAWRPGPLDRLVDLHLVEPLGADRVGQVRYRLHDLVTDVAREQEPVEGGPGERDAVAGVLGGWLALAAEADDRLPHGIARTADPAAAPPPAAAALAREAPADWFEAERRSLVAAIGQARRAGLADLAGALALRLSGFLWLRSYDDEWERELRLCVRDVRERGSRHLLARLLGALYDVCVQRDRFTELRDVAAEQVAAARDTDDHVLLLRALRQAGAAEARLGRFGDGERWLTDAVERARHPGVPRDLLRDCLMALGSLHHEAGVPEAAVPLLREALSLAAGVTARAELCRYRLALALTDLGDFAEAADLLHGVLAACEEMGDDLGTAYAEQALADVDLRDGRPRAAEGRLARARVVHERLGSADGLAEVLRASADLAVREGDWRAADTALRHALDLRRSTGNRLETARTLARLAHVAEALGKDAAEAPAVPDDLDPACLRVPDFYAAGRTR; this is encoded by the coding sequence GTGGAGTTCGGGTTGCTCGGAGCGGTGCGGGCGGTGCACGACGGACGGGTGCTGCCGGTCGGCGGGGCCCGGGCGCGGTTCGTGCTCGCCACGCTCCTGCTCAACGGCGACCGGCCGACGCGGGCCGACGCGCTCGTGGAGGCGCTGTGGGACCGGCCACCGCCGACCGCGCGAGCCCAGCTGCACAACGTCGTCAGCAAGCTCCGCGCCGCGCTGCGCACCGCCGGCGCGGACCCGGTCGAGTCGCACCCCGGCGGCTACCTGCTCTCCCTGGACGGCCACCGGCTGGACCTCGCGGACTTCCGGCGGGCCGCGTCACGGGGCACGCGGGCGGCGGCGGCCGGGCGGCACGACGAGGCGGCGACCGAGCTGGCCGCGGCCCTGGCGCTGTGGCGGGGGCCGGCGCTCGCGGACGTCCCCGACGAGCAGGCCGTCGAGGTGCGGGCCGCGCTGCACGAGGAACGCCTGGCGGTCGTCGAGGCGAAGCTGCGCGCCGACCTGGCGCTGGGCCGGCCGGACGCCGTGCTGCGGGACGTGACGCCGGAGCTGGCCGAGCACCCGTTCCGGGAAGGTCTGTGGGAGACGCGCGTCCGGGCGCTGGTCGCGGCCGGGCGGCGGGCCGACGCGCTGGCCGCCTGCCGCCGGGTGCGGCGGACGTTCGCCGACGAGCTGGGCATCGAGCCGGGACCGGGGCTGCGCGCGCTCGAACAGGACGTGCTGCGCGGTGAGGAGTCGGCGCGGGCGTCGCGGAACGACCTGCCACCCCGCGAGCTGCCGCTGCCCATCGGCCGCCTGACCGGGCGCGACGAGCCGTTGCGCCGGATCGGCCGCCTGCTGCGGGCCGACGGCGCGTCACCGGTCGTGCTGCTGGTGGGGCGCGGCGGGGTCGGCAAGTCCGCGCTGGCGGTGACCGCCGCGCACGAGGCGGTCACGTCCTTCCCGGACGGCCAGCTGCACGTCGACCTCGGCGGCAGCGGGCCGCGTCCCGCCGACCCGCACCTCGTCGTCGGCCGGGTGCTGCGCGCGCTCGGCGTGGACGGCGGCGCCGTGCCCCAGGACCCCGGCCGGCGGCTGGGGCTGTACCGCAGCCTGCTCGCGGACCGGCGCGTGCTGCTCGTGCTGGACGACGCGCACTCGGAGCGCCAGGTCAGGCCACTGCTGCCGGGCACCCCGGGCTGCCGCGTCCTGGTCACCTCGCGCGGTCGCCTCGGTGCGCTGGTGGGCGTCGAGCGGATCGAGGTGCCGGTGCTGGACGCCCACGCCGCTGTGGAGTTGTTCGCGCACGTGCTGGGCCGCGAGCGGTTCGCCGCCGAGCCCGACGCCGCACGCGCCGTCGTCGCCGCGTGCGCCAACCTGCCGCTGGCGGTCGTCGTCGCGGCCGGTCGCCTGGCGGTGCAGCCGCACCGGCGCGTCGCCGAGTTCCTCGCCCTGCTCACCCGGGAACGCGGCAGGCTGGACGAGCTGTCCGTGGGCGACCTGGACGTGCGGGCGAGCATCACGCTCAGCGTGGACGCCCTGGACCCGCCCGAGCAGCGGCTGTTCCGGCTGCTCGGGCGGCTGGAGGTGCCCGACTGGCCGGGCTGGGTCGCCGGCGCGCTGCTGGGCGACCCCGCGTGGCGGCCCGGCCCCCTGGACCGGCTGGTGGACCTGCACCTGGTCGAACCCCTCGGGGCGGACCGGGTGGGGCAGGTGCGCTACCGGCTGCACGACCTGGTCACCGACGTGGCGCGCGAACAGGAGCCCGTGGAAGGAGGGCCGGGCGAGCGGGACGCCGTGGCCGGTGTGCTGGGCGGGTGGCTGGCGCTCGCCGCCGAGGCCGACGACCGCCTCCCGCACGGCATCGCCCGGACCGCCGACCCGGCCGCCGCGCCACCACCCGCCGCCGCGGCCCTGGCCCGGGAGGCGCCCGCCGACTGGTTCGAGGCGGAGCGCCGGAGCCTGGTCGCCGCAATCGGCCAGGCCCGCCGCGCCGGTCTGGCCGACCTCGCGGGCGCGTTGGCGCTGCGCCTGTCGGGGTTCCTGTGGCTGCGCTCCTACGACGACGAGTGGGAGCGCGAGCTGCGGCTGTGCGTGCGCGACGTCCGGGAGCGCGGTTCCCGCCACCTGCTCGCCCGCCTGCTCGGCGCGCTGTACGACGTGTGCGTGCAGCGCGACCGGTTCACCGAGCTGCGCGACGTCGCCGCCGAGCAGGTGGCCGCCGCGCGGGACACCGACGACCACGTGCTGCTGCTGCGGGCCCTGCGCCAGGCCGGTGCGGCCGAGGCCAGGCTGGGCCGGTTCGGCGACGGCGAGCGGTGGCTGACCGACGCCGTCGAACGGGCCCGCCACCCCGGCGTGCCGCGCGACCTGCTGCGCGACTGCCTCATGGCGCTCGGGTCGCTGCACCACGAGGCCGGCGTGCCCGAAGCGGCCGTGCCGCTGCTGCGCGAGGCCCTGTCCCTGGCTGCGGGCGTCACGGCGCGCGCCGAGCTGTGCCGCTACCGCCTCGCCTTGGCGCTGACCGACCTCGGGGACTTCGCCGAGGCCGCCGACCTGCTGCACGGGGTCCTGGCCGCGTGCGAGGAGATGGGCGACGACCTGGGCACGGCCTACGCCGAGCAGGCGCTCGCCGACGTCGACCTGCGCGACGGCCGGCCGCGTGCCGCCGAGGGCCGCCTGGCCCGCGCGCGGGTCGTGCACGAACGCCTGGGCAGCGCCGACGGCCTGGCGGAGGTGCTGCGGGCCAGCGCCGACCTGGCCGTCCGGGAGGGCGACTGGCGCGCGGCCGACACCGCCCTGCGCCACGCGCTCGACCTGCGCCGCAGCACCGGCAACCGCCTGGAGACCGCCCGGACCCTGGCCCGCCTCGCGCACGTGGCCGAAGCGCTGGGGAAGGACGCTGCCGAGGCCCCGGCCGTCCCGGACGACCTCGACCCGGCCTGCCTGCGCGTGCCCGACTTCTACGCCGCCGGACGGACGCGCTGA
- a CDS encoding SDR family NAD(P)-dependent oxidoreductase: protein MTRTAVVTGGGTGIGRAIAEQLVKQGLDVVVTGRRADLLAAAAREVGARAVAFDAADPAQVEAALAELPDRVDVLVNNAGGNETRRRPEPTDLAQVRDLWTANYASNVLTAVLVTTALEPRLADDARVITVGSIAARRGSGSYGAAKAAIEAWTADLAFRLGGRGITVNVVAPGVIEDTDFFGGEPLTGERRAKLVGNPANGRAGKPADVAAAVTFLASPEAGHITAQVIGVNGGSALGR from the coding sequence ATGACGAGGACGGCAGTGGTGACCGGTGGCGGCACGGGCATCGGCAGGGCGATCGCCGAGCAGCTGGTGAAGCAGGGGTTGGACGTGGTGGTCACCGGGCGGCGGGCGGACCTGCTGGCCGCCGCCGCGCGGGAGGTGGGCGCGCGGGCCGTCGCGTTCGACGCCGCCGACCCGGCGCAGGTCGAGGCCGCACTGGCGGAACTGCCGGACCGCGTCGACGTGCTGGTGAACAACGCGGGCGGCAACGAGACCCGCCGCCGACCGGAGCCGACCGACCTGGCGCAGGTCCGGGACCTGTGGACGGCCAACTACGCGTCCAACGTGCTCACCGCCGTCCTGGTCACCACCGCCCTGGAGCCGAGGCTGGCCGACGACGCCCGGGTGATCACCGTCGGGTCCATCGCGGCGCGGCGCGGTTCGGGCAGCTACGGCGCGGCCAAGGCCGCGATCGAGGCGTGGACCGCCGACCTGGCCTTCCGCCTCGGCGGGCGCGGCATCACGGTCAACGTCGTCGCGCCCGGCGTCATCGAGGACACCGACTTCTTCGGCGGCGAGCCGCTCACCGGCGAGCGCCGCGCGAAGCTCGTCGGCAACCCGGCCAACGGCCGCGCCGGCAAGCCCGCCGACGTCGCCGCCGCCGTGACCTTCCTGGCCTCCCCCGAAGCCGGTCACATCACCGCCCAGGTGATCGGCGTCAACGGCGGCTCCGCCCTGGGCCGCTGA
- a CDS encoding YciI family protein — MKYLMLVYGNQEKWDSIPADQWPDVVADQDAFNRRYQGTGELIGAYGLADAVMARLVKRVDGAPAVTDGPYLETKEYIASFYLLDVESEERAHEIAADMPWADQDPVEVWPVPHEGQ, encoded by the coding sequence GTGAAGTACTTGATGCTGGTCTACGGCAACCAGGAGAAGTGGGACTCCATCCCCGCGGACCAGTGGCCGGACGTGGTCGCCGACCAGGACGCGTTCAACAGGAGGTACCAGGGCACCGGTGAGCTGATCGGTGCCTACGGCCTCGCGGACGCGGTGATGGCGCGGCTCGTCAAGCGGGTCGACGGCGCGCCCGCGGTCACCGACGGGCCGTACCTGGAGACCAAGGAGTACATCGCCAGCTTCTACCTGCTCGACGTGGAGAGCGAGGAGCGGGCGCACGAGATCGCCGCCGACATGCCGTGGGCCGATCAGGACCCGGTCGAGGTGTGGCCGGTCCCCCACGAGGGGCAGTGA